One region of Pseudomonas sp. ABC1 genomic DNA includes:
- a CDS encoding glutathione peroxidase, protein MAVSRVFVTLALACASGAALAGECPALLQHELPKLRSKEIVNFCEQFNGKALVVVNTASHCGFTPQFKGLEALYQRFKADGLEVVGVPSDDFFQEDNDAEKTAEVCYVNYGVTFTMTQTQPVRGRDATPLFRELAEQAGKAPSWNFYKYVVDRHGQVVASFSSKVKPDDPQLIEAVQKALSN, encoded by the coding sequence ATGGCCGTATCAAGAGTCTTCGTCACGCTGGCGCTGGCGTGTGCCAGCGGTGCTGCCCTGGCTGGCGAATGCCCTGCATTGCTGCAACATGAGCTGCCCAAGCTCCGCTCCAAGGAGATCGTCAACTTCTGCGAGCAGTTCAATGGCAAGGCGCTGGTGGTGGTCAATACCGCCAGCCACTGTGGTTTCACACCGCAGTTCAAGGGACTGGAGGCGCTTTACCAGCGCTTCAAGGCGGATGGGCTGGAAGTGGTCGGCGTGCCTTCGGATGATTTTTTCCAGGAGGACAATGACGCCGAGAAGACGGCCGAAGTGTGCTACGTCAACTATGGTGTGACCTTCACCATGACCCAGACCCAACCCGTGCGCGGCCGCGATGCCACGCCGCTGTTCCGCGAACTGGCCGAGCAGGCCGGCAAGGCGCCGAGCTGGAACTTCTACAAGTACGTGGTCGACCGCCACGGGCAGGTAGTCGCCAGTTTCTCGAGCAAGGTCAAGCCGGATGATCCGCAACTGATCGAGGCGGTGCAGAAGGCACTGTCCAACTGA